From a single Brassica oleracea var. oleracea cultivar TO1000 chromosome C5, BOL, whole genome shotgun sequence genomic region:
- the LOC106344531 gene encoding uncharacterized protein LOC106344531, translating into MVMESSALTRWIFLSRLEEKVLSQRAKIHWLVIGDGNKKMFHRAAKVREIRNSIREIKRDDGYIADNQEDIKQEAVDYFSKFMSHTPPDYTGISTKELKYLLNYDCSEEDMSMFTGEVYAETIRKVLFGMAADKSLGPDGVSSEFFRATWTITGGNFVQAVQSFFDKELVKSYHKPTVSARCAVKIDISKAFAPINGALAGYFNSKRGLQQGCALSPYLYVICLQVLSKLWDKAALQSRIGYHPYCKDLTLSHLCFADDVLVFSDGRKSSIEGIFEVFKEFAKMPGMCLSLEKSTLFLAGVKEDVSTEILDQFSFEAGSLPV; encoded by the exons ATGGTGATGGAGTCTTCTGCTCTCACGAGATGGATCTTTCTGTCGAGGCTGGAGGAAAAGGTCCTCAGTCAACGAGCCAAGATTCATTGGTTAGTGATAGGAGATGGTAACAAGAAGATGTTCCATCGAGCTGCAAAGGTCCGAGAGATCAGAAACTCAATCAGAGAGATTAAGCGTGATGATGGATATATTGCGGATAACCAGGAAGATATTAAACAAGAAGCTGTGGACTACTTCAGTAAGTTCATGAGCCATACTCCTCCGGACTACACTGGAATAAGCACAAAGGAGCTAAAATATCTTCTCAACTATGATTGCTCTGAAGAGGACATGAGCATGTTCACTGGTGAGGTTTATGCGGAGACGATTAGGAAAGTTCTGTTTGGAATGGCTGCAGATAAATCCCTGGGTCCTGACGGGGTTTCCTCTGAATTCTTTCGCGCAACATGGACTATTACTGGTGGAAATTTCGTCCAGGCGGTGCAATCTTTCTTTGATAAAG AATTGGTGAAGAGCTACCACAAACCCACAGTGTCAGCGAGATGTGCTGTAAAAATAGACATCTCTAAAGCCTTTGCTCCT ATCAACGGAGCGCTCGCTGGATATTTCAACAGTAAGAGAGGACTGCAGCAGGGGTGTGCTCTCTCGCCTTATCTCTATGTGATTTGTTTGCAAGTCTTGTCCAAACTCTGGGATAAGGCTGCATTACAAAGCCGCATTGGTTATCATCCTTACTGCAAGGATCTAACCCTATCCCATTTATGCTTCGCTGATGATGTTCTTGTGTTCTCGGATGGGAGGAAGAGTTCTATTGAAGGTATTTTTGAGGTATTCAAGGAGTTTGCAAAGATGCCGGGTATGTGTCTCAGTCTGGAGAAGTCTACGCTCTTTCTAGCAGGTGTAAAGGAGGATGTTAGCACTGAGATTCTGGATCAGTTTTCATTCGAAGCAGGTTCACTTCCGGTTTGA
- the LOC106343851 gene encoding RNA-binding protein 24-like, with the protein MSSNTSYYRSPFGDTTFTKVFVGGLAWETPTEEMRRYFDQFGEILEAVIIMDKTTGKSKGYGFVTFRESDSATRAVADPNPVIDGRKANCNIASFGRPRLSTPRGREQGGSPSQYQGGGQSGYTGMVAPLQQAATAQLMYPPYGYTYNSEYGYPQALYNTQLQQAQYYQQQMYGGGATSPSSSNIMPSPYYYLQAPSPRPYPHQHHQHYAHHIHQQQQQQRLPSTSSYLIYPSNFEAPTTSSNAPTSQEPISSSTESQATTHQVSGEGGVFDARDAPESATTNRELTSSS; encoded by the exons ATGTCTTCTAATACAAGCTATTACCGATCGCCGTTCGGAGACACGACCTTCACGAAAGTGTTCGTCGGAGGCTTAGCATGGGAGACGCCAACCGAGGAAATGCGTCGTTACTTCGATCAGTTCGGAGAGATTCTTGAAGCAGTCATTATCATGGACAAGACCACAGGAAAATCTAAAGGCTATGGTTTC GTCACGTTTCGTGAGTCAGACTCAGCGACTAGAGCAGTGGCCGATCCAAATCCTGTGATCGATGGAAGAAAGGCAAATTGCAATATTGCGTCTTTTGGACGGCCACGACTATCGACGCCTAGAG GGAGAGAACAAGGAGGAAGCCCTAGTCAGTATCAAGGCGGGGGACAATCAGGCTATACCGGAATGGTTGCTCCGCTGCAGCAGGCTGCGACTGCCCAGCTCATGTATCCGCCGTACGG GTACACCTACAATTCTGAATATGGGTACCCCCAA GCATTATACAACACACAACTCCAACAAGCACAATACTATCAACAGCAAATGTACGGTGGAGGGGCAACATCACCATCGTCATCCAATATCATGCCTTCTCCTTACTATTACCTCCAAGCTCCGAGCCCTAGACCATATCCTCATCAACATCACCAACATTATGCTCATCATATTCATCAGCAGCAGCAACAACAACGCTTACCTTCAACCTCTTCTTACCTAATCTACCCTTCCAATTTCGAGGCTCCTACTACTTCCTCTAATGCCCCTACTTCTCAAGAGCCAATATCTTCTTCCACCG AATCACAGGCAACAACACATCAAGTCTCAGGAGAAGGAGGAGTTTTCGATGCAAGGGATGCACCTGAAAGTGCAACAACGAACAGAGAGTTGACATCATCTTCGTGA
- the LOC106344532 gene encoding UDP-glycosyltransferase 85A7-like: protein MTFKEIGQALGLQDLEESSIPILYDAPRKESIARIVWKVLAGKTRKPSRDKNASIRHPSVRYLHRLIVHTMFPRKEPGAVNDEELQLLHQTIQHYAHPSQLPFVDTDFYKNFGMVGFFVKHLVHYKEWASTTSDSEPQHQITIDSWAHHEGSLETPIINLTDERYKSNKDHLETVIDWIQSMRIFRLKDFPSFIRTTDRDDIMLNFSIREVERFKGATAIILNTFDDLEHDVIQSIKSMLPLVYSIGPLNLLASQEFYVDSDMRQIGLNLRREETKCLDWLDTKAPNTPNSVVFVNFGCITVMSVEQLDEFAWGLAGSGKEFLWVIRLDLVAGEGAAVPPEFWCPQEKVVYHPAIGGFLTHCGWNSTLESLCDGVPMICWPFFAEQPTNCKFCCDEWGVGMEIGGDVKREEVEAVIQELMDGEKGKKLKEKGGKWQRLAKEATEYPSGSSNVSFETLVNKVL, encoded by the exons ATGACCTTCAAGGAGATTGGACAAGCCCTTGGTCTTCAGGATTTGGAGGAATCATCCATCCCTATCCTATATGATGCCCCTAGAAAGGAGAGCATTGCTAGAATAGTTTGGAAGGTGTTGGCGGGGAAGACTCGCAAGCCAAGCCGTGACAAGAATGCTTCCATTCGCCACCCTTCAGTGCGCTACCTCCACCGGTTAATTGTCCACACCATGTTTCCAAGAAAGGAACCAGGCGCTGTTAATGATGAAGAGCTACAACTTCTTCACCAAACCATTCAGCATTATGCTCATCCTTCTCAGTTGCCTTTTGTCGATACTGATTTCTACAAGAACTTTGGAATGGTGGGATTCTTTGTGAAGCACCTCGTCCACTACAAGGAATGGGCTTCGACAACAAGTGACTCAGAGCCTCAG CATCAAATCACCATTGATTCTTGGGCTCATCATGAAGG GAGCCTTGAAACTCCTATCATCAATTTGACAGATGAAAGATATAAGTCTAATAAGGATCATCTAGAGACGGTTATAGACTGGATACAATCAATGAGAATTTTTAGGCTAAAGGACTTCCCTAGCTTCATCCGTACCACTGATCGTGACGACATAATGCTCAATTTCTCCATTCGAGAGGTCGAGCGATTCAAAGGCGCCACTGCGATCATTCTCAACACGTTTGATGATCTGGAACATGACGTCATACAGTCGATAAAATCTATGTTACCTCTAGTTTATTCTATTGGACCGCTCAATCTCCTAGCGAGCCAGGAATTCTATGTGGATAGTGATATGAGACAAATTGGATTAAATTTGCGGAGAGAAGAAACTAAATGTTTGGACTGGCTCGACACTAAAGCTCCAAACA CTCCAAACAGTGTTGTTTTTGTAAATTTTGGATGCATAACAGTGATGAGTGTGGAGCAGCTAGATGAGTTCGCTTGGGGTTTGGCTGGTAGTGGGAAAGAGTTTTTGTGGGTGATCCGACTGGATTTAGTAGCCGGGGAGGGGGCAGCGGTTCCACCGGAGTTTTGGTGTCCTCAAGAAAAAGTCGTTTACCACCCAGCAATAGGAGGATTCTTGACACATTGTGGGTGGAACTCGACGTTAGAAAGTCTTTGTGACGGTGTTCCGATGATATGTTGGCCATTTTTTGCGGAGCAGCCAACGAACTGTAAATTTTGTTGTGATGAGTGGGGAGTAGGGATGGAGATTGGCGGTGATGTAAAGAGAGAGGAGGTTGAGGCAGTTATCCAAGAGTTAATGGATGGAGAAAAGGGAAAGAAGTTGAAGGAGAAGGGAGGGAAGTGGCAGCGGCTGGCCAAGGAAGCGACCGAGTATCCATCTGGTTCGTCAAACGTGAGCTTTGAGACCCTTGTTAATAAGGTTCTCTAA